Genomic DNA from Panthera uncia isolate 11264 chromosome E3, Puncia_PCG_1.0, whole genome shotgun sequence:
tgagatcatgacctgagccaaaaccaagagtcatatgcttaactgactaagccacccagtgccATTGTccatcttatttttaatgaattttaaaattctaattcaaaaTAAGTTGCAATGCCCCTAAATAGTTCAGTATGTTTATCATTAACTAGAATTCAATATTTGCTTACTGTTGTTTTTAGGATAAAGTTTACAGACAGGAAATATGCAAATCCTTTGCCACTCAGTGattttgataaatgcatacacATGTGTAACCCACACCCctatcaagatatagaatataatcaccactccagaaagttccctcatgcccctttCCAGTTAATTTCTGACCCCACTCCATTCCAGAGGAAAGCACTGTCCTGATTATTTTCCACCATAAATGAGTTTTGCccattctagaatttcatataaatggaatagaatgagATGCAGGCCCCAGTATTTTTAAGACACTTGTTAGTTGATGCCAGGGATAAGAAGCACTGCCTTACCCACTTCTCTCTGCACCAGGGAGCCTTTTTCTACACACAATTGTATGAATATTGTAATTAGGCATCTTTTCACTGACACCTGTTGCTTCCCTGTGTCAATGCAGTGTGAAGGCtctgattttactttattttattataaaacctTGACATGCTTGTATAAATTTATTAATCTAAAGTAAACGGTGAAAACCCTAGTTCCCTCTCCTTATCTGCATCATAACTCACtttgcaaaggaaaacaaaggtaaGGGGAGGGTGctttatatgtacacacacacacacacacacacacaccacagacccaggaattaaaaacaaatgccaaaaGGATTATCTTATCCTTTTCTACTGTTTACGATCTTATCCTTTTctactgtatgtatttttttacttgcttttttcCTTATGATTGAGGATAAGGTTGGTCAGTGTTTGGATAAGTAAATATGCTGTGGATCTCCCAACTGTGTAATTTTACTTTATAGCTaatcacaaaacaaaacttcctccaaacaaaatacaataaatttttctcaaaaaacgTTGAGGTATAATATACATACACTAAACACATAAATCTTAAGTGATGAATTTTCACATATCTGTGAACCCAAGTCAGCACCATTTAGATTTAGATATAGCATATACCCAGCATCCCATGCTTCCTCATCCTTCCTTTCAGTtaacaaaatttgtaaaaaatgtggtaaaatatatattacataaaagttttcattttaaccattttaagtgtacaattcagtggcattaagtacatgacaagatcacttttaaattttctttttatttggttgttCTTTCAGTGTTATTCTTGCACATAGATTAAAGAGTAAAAATTGTTCTTATATCtcattatgaaaaataacaatCACCACACTCACACTGCaacttcctcttcattttcccttctcttgaggaaactttatttcagatttttcaatTATTGTCTATACTCCCCAATAAGATGATTATTTTGCTGcttcttgacttttattttagCATTGACTTCCCTCTATGAGAGGTGAGCTCTCTTTCAGAGGGCTTGCCCCCTCGGCCCTTTCACCTCTTTGCCCCACTCCTTACATTTATATGAGAATTTTGGTAGATCGATATTCAGTGTTTGCATTATTTTGACATGTCAATGATATTAGGTGAGTCAAATAGCATGCTAtgtcacttctttcctttttttaaaagttttttaaatatgtttcatcattttgagagagagagagagagagagagagagagaacatgagcaggggaggggcagagggagagggagagagaatgtcaaacaggctccacatggtcaccacagagcctggcgtggggttcagtcccacgaactgtgagatcttgacctgagccaaaatcaagtgttggacattaaaccacccaggtgcccctgtcatttctttcCTGTAAAACTTTGTCCTGGAAAACCTAGGTGATTGATGGAAACTTTGGGTATCATCTCAAGGCTGTGGTCTAAAGCTGAATGGTTGCTCTAATTCCCTGAGAAGTTATAAGAGATGAGACTTGAGTGGAACCCAGACAATCTGTCCTCTTGGGTCACTCTGGGTAACCGAGTTACACACTTCCCTATTCTttcccactccctttctctcctcttttctacCTTCAGCGGATTGAAGGCTCCCAGCTCTCCCCCACACTCCAATATTTTGGTCAGTCACTGAGTGGGGGCCAGGACCTCACAATGGATGGACTTGTGGACCTGGCTATAGGAGCCCAAGGCCATGTACTGCTGCTTAGGTAAGAAATTCTTTTATAGCACACCAAATATCTTCCCTTTCAGGAGTGTCTTTGCTGTCTGAAGGCCCCTGATGGTCCTCTGGTGTCCCTACAGATCCCAGCCTGTGCTGAGACTTGAGGTTACCATGGAGTTCACACCCAAAGAAGTGGCAAGGAATGTGTTTGAGTGCCGTGCAAAGGTGGTGAAAGGTCAGACTGCTGGGGAGGTTAGAGTTTGCCTTCATGTCCGCAAGAATACACGGGACAGGCTAAGAGAAGGTGAGGCTGGGTAGGTAAGTCTGAAAGAGTTAAATAACTGGAGATATTGATGGGTGGCCCAGTGCAGTCTTCCCAGCCTTCTGGCAGTCCAGAACAAACTTCCACAGGCTTCTACAGCCTTTTCGAAGCTTGGCTGGAGTGAGAAGACAGTTCCCTGACTGGGTACAGAGGCCCAGAAAACCTCACCAGAAGTGAGCATGTGGCACTCCTTTATTCTCtcagttctccagagaaacaatgGCCCCACATCTGTGAACtaaccaggatttttttttaagtcaagagaTAACTCATTTAAAGGGCAGGTTGGGTTGATGAAGCTAAACacaaattcagaaaacatttaggCATGGCATTTTATCACAACTAACTTGACTTCTCCTTGTCTCTAATCTGAAAGAGTGGCATTGTGCTGGGTGTGGGGGAATTGTAATGATGGTACTAGAGAGAAATGAGGGAATAAAATTAGGTTTCTAACAGTAATCTTACTAGGCTGAGGAGACAGTAGTCAGTTTGGGGCAGCTTGCATGGCTAGACATTAATATAAAAGTGTTGGAGAGTAAAGAATCATGTAGAAGGTGCCCCGAAACCTACATATAAATTCCTCTCAAGTCATAGGCTGACTTCCTCAGCAATGTATGTCTAGATCAATACTCTAAGAAACTCAGTAGAAGACAGCAGCCAAAGAGTTGTATAGAAGTTCAGCTCCCTAGTGCTGGAGAAACAGAAATTTGAGAGGGGTATTGGTAAGCAACTTGGTCTTTCTATTGGAACAATGTCTATTCAGACCAGCAACTAAGAGAAACAATAGACaatagaaatagacccacaggTGATTCAGAAATTGGAGTTATtaggaatctaaaaaacaactaCAGTTAAtatcttcaagaaaaaaagagaaaatgatggagAACTTCAGAAAAGACCTGGAATTcataaaacagagtaaaatggaaactatagaactgaaaaatacccTGACTTAaattaagaattcaataaatagaTTTGATAGTAGGTTCAAAGTGGAACAAAGAATTAGTGAACTGGAAGGTAAATCAATTGAGAGTATTTAGAttaacacacagagaaaagaggatgaaaaatacagaaaaaaatggtaagaCATATGGAGCATggtgaaaaatttaataaacatgtaatttgaaattgaaagaagagagaataagaaagaagcaacaaaatagagggaaaatcttttctttttttatttaaaattatttacttattttgagagagagagagagagagagagagagagagagagagagaacaagcagggggagaggcagagaggagagagagaatcccaagcagactccaagctgtcagtataagcctgaagtggggctcatgtgaaatcatgacctgagtcaaaatcaagagttatactcttaactgactgagccacccaggtttcccagtaacaatttttttttaaactaatgaaaGACATCAAGATTCTCTGCCAAAACAAAGCaagataaatataaaggaaaccaTACCATAGTACATTATACCAATGTGTATGACATACATTGTACCATTCCAAGGCACAAGTTACTGAATGCCAATGACgaagagaaagaagttaaaaGCGACCAGAAAAATATACTTAGTTTTCTAGTATGTAACAGAACAGCTACTATTTTTTGAGTACTTTCTGTGTGGCAGGACTGTGATAAATGCTTTATAGacactatttcatttcatttcattttcaccaCTGAGAAGGTACAATTATCTTCCtcaacttgaaaataaagaatggacagggtgcctgggtggcttagtcggttaagcatccaactcttgacttcggctcaggtcatgatatcaaggtttgtgagttcgaaccagctggctctgtgctgacagcatggaacctgcttcgtattctctctctccctctctctgcccctcccttgtgttctctctctctctttcaaaataaatatacaaatttaaaaaaattaaaaaaaaaaaaggaatggagacTCAAAGAGGTCAGGTAGCATGCCCAAAGTAGAgctgggcctcaaactcatgcttgtctgactccaaagctggGATCCTCACTACCATGCTGCCCTGCCCCTTCAGGAGAGATTCAGAGCAACATCACATATGACTTGGCTCTGGACCCAACTCTCCCACATCCCCGAGTTGTCTTTGATGAGACAAAGAACAGCACACGCAGACAGACAAGAATCTTGAGGCTGAATCAAGAATGTGAGACCCTAAAGCTACTGTTACCGGTGAGCAAGGGTTGGCCACACTCCTGGGTCCTCCATGCATGGGGTGGGTTTGGGAATCTAAGGAGGGCAAACCCTCAAACCCCCTACTATCTCTCAGTATTGTGTAGAGGATTCAGTGAACCCCATCATCCTGCACTTCAACTTCTCTCTGGTGGGGAAACCCTTGTCCTTATTCGGGAACCTCCAGCCAGTGCTGGCTGTGGATGCTCAGAGACTCTTCACAGCTTTGGTGAGTTCTGGAGTTGGGGTCCTTCAGGGTCATGGAAGACACCAGAGGCCAAGATTGttgaagaacattttatttcatttcacataattttatttcaatattttattttattttgaattaaattttagttaacatacagtgcaatattggtttcaggagtagaattgagtgattcatcacttacatacaacatccagtgctcatcacaagttccctccttaatacccatgaCCCTTCTAGTCCATCTCCCActcacttccctccatcaaccctcagtttattctctgtcaTTAAGATTCTCTTGcgatttgtttctctctcttctctccccatccccttcccatatgctcatctgttttttttaagttccacatataagtgaaatcatatggtatttgtctttctctgattgacctattttacttagcataatacactctagctcaatattttattgtttcattttattctttccttttctttcatcatactttatttttttttgtagtttcctttTGAGCAGAATTGTGGCAGTGACAACATTTGCCATGATGACCTCAGCATCACCTTCACTTTTATGGGGTGAGTTTCTTTTCCTCACTGCTACCTGAAAATCTGCACCACAACCTGGTGCTCTGTTCTGGCCTCTGAGGGAGCCTGGAACAGAGCAGCTGCTTTGGAGGTGTTTGTGTGGTTGCCCCATCCACTGTCTTCTCTCTCCAAGAGTCTGTGCCACCAGAGTAGGCTTGCCACATGGAGGGCCTCAGCGTCTCATGGCCTGGCTTGTTCTTTCCACAGTCTGGATACCCTGGTGGTGGGTGGTCCCCGAGACCTGAATGTGACAGTGACTGTGAGAAACCAGGGCGAGGACTCCTACAGGACTCAAGTTACCTTCTTCTACCCACCTGGCCTGTCCTATAGGAGGAAGTCAGTGACCCAGGTAGTCAAATCCTTCTCAGGCTCTGACTTTGCTTTCCTTGTCCCCACAGGTTCTGGTTCACATCACCatctttgtctcccttgccttccAGAAGCAGCGCTCACAGCGACCATGGCGCCTGACTTGTGAGTCTGAAGACTCCACCAATGGGCCAGAGGCTTTGAAGAATAGCAGCTGCAACATAAGCCACCCCATCTTCCCAAACTACTCAGAGGTCGGGCTgctgtccccctctccctttctcttttgcctttttctgaatgcttttcttattttttaaaagtagagggtccttttttgttttgaaaaatagctttactgagatacaattcatataccatacaatttacCTATTTCAAGCAGACAATTGGGTGgctttttagtatgttcacagagtTACATATTCATCACCatgatcaattttagaatattttattacctTGAGAAAAGACGCTGCTCTCCTCAGCCATCAACTCTAGTCCTCTCATTTCTCCAAgctctaggcaaccactaatgtattttctgtctctaggttcacctattctggacacttcatataaatgggattatattgTATGTAGTCATGTTTTCAAGGATCATGTATATTTGCAGCatctatcaatattttatttctttttactgttgcATAGTATCCTGTTGTATGGAagcaccacattttatttatccattctttagttgatagacatttaagttgtttcttctattcttttcactatctctcctctctctaacTCCAGATCACCTTTAATATCACATTTGGTGTGGAATCTGATGCTTTCTTTGGAAACAGACTACTACTCAAGGCCAATGTGACCAGGTGTGCTGTGCCTATCTTACCCCTTTGagcccccaaccccctgcccagGATGGAccactgccctctccccactggttctctcctCAGCTTAGtcagttatttattcattcattcaataaataccaaCTGAGcactcaccatgtgccaggcattgtgcccAGTGCTGGTGAGACAGTGATGGACAAGACAGCTGTGGTTCCTGCCATTACAGAGATTATAATTTAGTGGAAATATACACAGGAAAGCTCTCTGTTTCCCTTTAGTGAGAACAACACAACTAAGACCAACAAAACCGAATTCCAGCTGGAGTTGCCTGTGAAATACACTGTCTTCGTGGTGGTCACCAGGTGCTGGCTTCTAGGGCTTTAGCTCTGCCTTTACCATTATGCTGGACATGACCcattgtgtatttgtgtgtgtgagtctaTGCACATGAGTGCCTGTGTATATGTGTCTAGTTTATATGTGCCTGGGAGTGTATTTGTgcctgtgtgcatatgtgtgtgtgtaacccaAGCTAGCACATCCTGTGTGTCTGACACACATCCCCCCTGCTTACCGCCCCACTGGCACCTTCTCAGGGCAGCATTACCCATGTACTTGTTCACTCCCTTACATACTTAGTCCAAGACTCCTTCTCAGGACACCTCTGATGTCCTGACACCTCctgtactttcttctttctcccatcAGCCATGAAGTCTCCACCAAATATCTCAACTTCATAGCCTCAGAGAAGACCAGCCACATTATAAAGCACCAGTATGAGGTGGGGAGCTGAGAAGGATGACAGGGAGGGAAATCAATGTGCTGGGAATGCAATAATGGGAAATAATGATGGGATACATGCCTCAGGTGCCTACTATGTTCTGGGCTCTGTTCCAAGTTTACTTTCACCCTATACACacagaaccacacacacacacacacacacacacacacatacgcacacacatacgcgcgcgcacgcacacacacacacacacacacctcattttATCCTTACAATGAGTCTTTGAAGGAGGCACTATCATTATCTCCagttcacagatggagaaactgaggctcagagaagttaacagAACATGGCCAAAGTGTCCCCACTAGTAAGTGGAAGAGACACCACTTATTACCAACCTATCTGGGTCTTGAATGTGTGTTTAAGTGCTACAATTTACTGCATCCCAGAAAGCATCAAGAGGCAGGCTGCTTGGGTCTGTGAGGCCTTATTTAAGTGTACTGGGGTGTCAGGAGTGGGAAGGCTGATTCTAGTTGCTGGTGTAAGTGGAAAGGCCAGAGCTCTGAAGTCCACTGCCTTCTTCCCACTGTGAAGGTCAACAACTTGGGACAGAGGAGCCTCCCCATCAGTGTGGTCTTCTGGGTGCCTATCAAGCTGAACCAGGTGGCTGTGTGGGACAACCTCCAGGTCACCCTTTCCCAGGTAAacctagctgggcttgagaagtGTCCTAACTCCTCCCTCCATAGCCCTGGTCTTTCCTAaaatctctgttttattttggagGCACTTTGACCTTTTCCTGGACTTAGGCCATTTCAGCCTCCTTAAGTCTGGATTCACAAGCCCTAATTTCTCTCTATTCTCATGGTGTCTCTTTTCCTCAGAACCTCTCCAGAACATGCAACACCACGGAGaagtctccccccctctctgacTTCATGGCAGAGCTTAAGAGGGCCCCAGTGGTGGTAAGAATAAGCCAGACCCAGCACTGTCCCCTTGTTGATGCTCAATATCATCTGTCAACTGAGTGGGCTGGGTGCatgagcatttttgcatccagtttctTTAGTCActtctcccctttcttcccttccccagaaCTGCTCCATTGCTGTCTGCCAGAGAATCCAGTGTGACATCTCATCCTTCAGCATCCAGGAAAAAGTCAACATTACCCTCCAAGGCAAACTCTCATTTGACTGGTATATCAAGGTATGTGAGGGACAGGACTCAGCTGGGCATGGACACGATATTTCAGAGGGCCCATGGGTCCAGATTCAATCTACTCTCTCCTGTAGACTTCAGCAAACTACCTTCAGATTGTGACCACGGCAGAGGTCTTGTATGATGATTCGAAGTTTGCCCTGCTTCCAGGACAAGAGACATTTCTGAGGGCCCAGGTATCTATCTTTGGCACAGAGGGACTATTGGAGGTAGGAATTGAGGCTGGGCTTGTGGAGATCTCTGGGTAAAGAgctagaaagagacagagaaggaggagtgggaggaggagtgagggcagagggaggggccagTTATTGGGTTAAGTGGGGGCAGAAGGTCTGACTGGGGAACCCCTAGAAATTTGGGGTTCCCCTGATgtaccctccctccccctgctacAGATAGAAACCAAAGTGGAGCCAAATGAAGTGCACAACCCTGTACCACTTATAGTGGGCAGCTCAGTGGGGGGGCTGGTGCTACTGGCCCTCATCACCGCTGGACTGTACAAGGTATCCCCTCTTCCTGTTTGCTCTCCTCTATCCTCACTGCTTCTTACTCAGCAGCTCATTATTGGGTTCAACTCACACCAAGTCacagagtctcagtttcttcagctatgaaatgagaatataaataCTACTTTGTGAAGGTAATTGGGTTAATATATATGTAGTGTACTTAGAATGGTCCCGGGTACAGAATGACCACTATGTAAGGATTAATCCTTCTccttgtatgttttatttattttcactttcctgaCTCTAACATCAAAgccatctctttctctgccccactttCCCCAGGTCTCTTTATACTCTGTCACATtattctttgtgcctcctggcCCCTAGGTCTCCCCTCCTGTTCTGCATGGCCTTCACCACTTCCCTGACTTTGGTGGCCCTTACTCCTCTGTCTTTGCCTCCACAGCTTGGCTTCTTCAAACGGCAGTACAAGGACATGATGAGTGAAGCTGGTCCCAATGCCCAGCCCCAGTAACAGCTCCTTCCCCATTGAGTGGCCTCTCCTGCAGCAAGTAGGATTCTGGTTAGACCAGCATGCAGGTCCCCAGGCTGTTGGGCAGACTCCGCTATTAGGAGAGTGGGGTGGTAACATCTCAGTCGAAAAAGAACTGCTTGGGTTtccattcatgtgtgtgtgtgtttgtgcaagtgtgtgtgcaagcatgtgCATGAGTTTTGTGTGTGACTCAGATGTCTTTTGCATGGGGATGAGTGCCGTCTGTACAACCTCTCAGGCAGAAGAGAATTGCTTAGGCTTCTTTGTGTATGGGTGAAGGTGCCATTGGGCCTTCCTCTGGACAGAAGTGATGGCAGATTTTGTGGGTGAAGATAAAGGGAAATGTAACAGATCCTGTTCCTGCTGAAGGAAGCAAGACCTTCTTTCATGGGTGAGGACACATATCTGCAGGATGCTTTGCAGCTGGATCAAGACCACATGGAGGAGCTGTGATGGAGCCAGGATCTGATTAGCCACCAGGAGCCTGTCCACTCATTCCATTCCATACTAGAGCTACATAAGGTCCAATGAGCAATGGTGCACCTCCTTTTATGTatgcatttacttattattttaatattacttttattttttggaagggtAAACCCATCGacagaacaaaaatcaaaagttgTCCAAGCATGAATGATGAAAATTTTCCCTTCCATCCTGGTCCCCCTAGCCATTCAAGTCCTTCCTAAGGGGTTATAAGGTTATGTGTTTTGGGGTCTTCTTCACAAAGATTTTAAGcatatgcagacacacacacacaagcttttTTACACAAATGGTAATAGGTGTTATTTATACTGTTTTGCATCTTGCTTTATTCATCAATATGGCTTAGATGTTTTATATCAAgacataaagtattttttttcattcttttatacagctgtgtagtatcccattgtatggaaAGATCATGATGTATTTAACCAGTTTCTTTTCGGTATATTATTTCCAACCTCTCGCAACTACAAACAAtgatgaattaataaattgaatatatgtaatttttgcatatgtgtaAAGATAATTTATAGGATATATTCTCAGAAGTTTGGGTTCTCCCAGAAACAAACTCAAGATAAGAATTTGAGTGAAAGAAGTTTATTTAACAGTGGCCCCAAGAAATAGGGGAGGGATGTGAGCTGGGAAGGAAAGTCATTCAGGAAAGTCATCCATTTTCAAGAGGGACCACTCTGAACCCTTGGAGCATAACCCTACTGGGATTTCTGGGA
This window encodes:
- the ITGAM gene encoding integrin alpha-M isoform X10 — its product is MTHRVLLLTGFLLLPALALLCHGFNLDTKHATLFQENAAGFGQSVVQLEGSRLVVGAPQEIKAANKTGGLYQCDYSTGKCEPISLEVPLEAVNMSLGLSLAFATNPFRLLACGPTVHQTCKENTYVNGLCFLFGSNLRQQPQSFPESLRECPRQDSDIAFLIDGSGSIIQSDFQKMKDFVSTVMGQFKKSKTLFSLMQYSEEFQTHFTFNQFKKNPNPSLLVRPINQLRGRTHTATGIRKVVRELFQSSSGAREKAFKILVVITDGEKFGDPLEYKDVIPEADKEGIIRYVIGVGAAFNSPKTREELNTIASKPPRDHVFRVNNFEALKTIQNQLQEKIFAIEGTQTGSTSSFEHEMSQEGFSAAITSNDLLLGAVGSFDWAGGAFLYGSKDKFTFINTTRVDSDMNDAYLGYAAEVIWRSRVQNLVLGAPRYQHTGLVVMFRENAGTWEANTVIKGSQIGSYFGASLCSVDMDRDGSSDLILIGAPHYYEPTRGGQVSVCPLPRGRARWQCETVLHGVQGHLWGRFGAALTALGDVNGDKLTDVAIGAPGEQENRGAVYLFHGTSRPGISPSHSQRIEGSQLSPTLQYFGQSLSGGQDLTMDGLVDLAIGAQGHVLLLRSQPVLRLEVTMEFTPKEVARNVFECRAKVVKGQTAGEVRVCLHVRKNTRDRLREGEIQSNITYDLALDPTLPHPRVVFDETKNSTRRQTRILRLNQECETLKLLLPYCVEDSVNPIILHFNFSLVGKPLSLFGNLQPVLAVDAQRLFTALFPFEQNCGSDNICHDDLSITFTFMGLDTLVVGGPRDLNVTVTVRNQGEDSYRTQVTFFYPPGLSYRRKSVTQKQRSQRPWRLTCESEDSTNGPEALKNSSCNISHPIFPNYSEITFNITFGVESDAFFGNRLLLKANVTSENNTTKTNKTEFQLELPVKYTVFVVVTSHEVSTKYLNFIASEKTSHIIKHQYEVNNLGQRSLPISVVFWVPIKLNQVAVWDNLQVTLSQNLSRTCNTTEKSPPLSDFMAELKRAPVVNCSIAVCQRIQCDISSFSIQEKVNITLQGKLSFDWYIKTSANYLQIVTTAEVLYDDSKFALLPGQETFLRAQIETKVEPNEVHNPVPLIVGSSVGGLVLLALITAGLYKLGFFKRQYKDMMSEAGPNAQPQ
- the ITGAM gene encoding integrin alpha-M isoform X8 yields the protein MTHRVLLLTGFLLLPALALLCHGFNLDTKHATLFQENAAGFGQSVVQLEGSRLVVGAPQEIKAANKTGGLYQCDYSTGKCEPISLEVPLEAVNMSLGLSLAFATNPFRLLACGPTVHQTCKENTYVNGLCFLFGSNLRQQPQSFPESLRECPRQDSDIAFLIDGSGSIIQSDFQKMKDFVSTVMGQFKKSKTLFSLMQYSEEFQTHFTFNQFKKNPNPSLLVRPINQLRGRTHTATGIRKVVRELFQSSSGAREKAFKILVVITDGEKFGDPLEYKDVIPEADKEGIIRYVIGVGAAFNSPKTREELNTIASKPPRDHVFRVNNFEALKTIQNQLQEKIFAIEGTQTGSTSSFEHEMSQEGFSAAITSIGSYFGASLCSVDMDRDGSSDLILIGAPHYYEPTRGGQVSVCPLPRGQRARWQCETVLHGVQGHLWGRFGAALTALGDVNGDKLTDVAIGAPGEQENRGAVYLFHGTSRPGISPSHSQRIEGSQLSPTLQYFGQSLSGGQDLTMDGLVDLAIGAQGHVLLLRSQPVLRLEVTMEFTPKEVARNVFECRAKVVKGQTAGEVRVCLHVRKNTRDRLREGEIQSNITYDLALDPTLPHPRVVFDETKNSTRRQTRILRLNQECETLKLLLPYCVEDSVNPIILHFNFSLVGKPLSLFGNLQPVLAVDAQRLFTALFPFEQNCGSDNICHDDLSITFTFMGLDTLVVGGPRDLNVTVTVRNQGEDSYRTQVTFFYPPGLSYRRKSVTQKQRSQRPWRLTCESEDSTNGPEALKNSSCNISHPIFPNYSEITFNITFGVESDAFFGNRLLLKANVTSENNTTKTNKTEFQLELPVKYTVFVVVTSHEVSTKYLNFIASEKTSHIIKHQYEVNNLGQRSLPISVVFWVPIKLNQVAVWDNLQVTLSQNLSRTCNTTEKSPPLSDFMAELKRAPVVNCSIAVCQRIQCDISSFSIQEKVNITLQGKLSFDWYIKTSANYLQIVTTAEVLYDDSKFALLPGQETFLRAQIETKVEPNEVHNPVPLIVGSSVGGLVLLALITAGLYKVSPLPVCSPLSSLLLTQQLIIGFNSHQVTESQFLQL
- the ITGAM gene encoding integrin alpha-M isoform X9, whose translation is MTHRVLLLTGFLLLPALALLCHGFNLDTKHATLFQENAAGFGQSVVQLEGSRLVVGAPQEIKAANKTGGLYQCDYSTGKCEPISLEVPLEAVNMSLGLSLAFATNPFRLLACGPTVHQTCKENTYVNGLCFLFGSNLRQQPQSFPESLRECPRQDSDIAFLIDGSGSIIQSDFQKMKDFVSTVMGQFKKSKTLFSLMQYSEEFQTHFTFNQFKKNPNPSLLVRPINQLRGRTHTATGIRKVVRELFQSSSGAREKAFKILVVITDGEKFGDPLEYKDVIPEADKEGIIRYVIGVGAAFNSPKTREELNTIASKPPRDHVFRVNNFEALKTIQNQLQEKIFAIEGTQTGSTSSFEHEMSQEGFSAAITSRIEGSQLSPTLQYFGQSLSGGQDLTMDGLVDLAIGAQGHVLLLRSQPVLRLEVTMEFTPKEVARNVFECRAKVVKGQTAGEVRVCLHVRKNTRDRLREGEIQSNITYDLALDPTLPHPRVVFDETKNSTRRQTRILRLNQECETLKLLLPYCVEDSVNPIILHFNFSLVGKPLSLFGNLQPVLAVDAQRLFTALFPFEQNCGSDNICHDDLSITFTFMGLDTLVVGGPRDLNVTVTVRNQGEDSYRTQVTFFYPPGLSYRRKSVTQKQRSQRPWRLTCESEDSTNGPEALKNSSCNISHPIFPNYSEITFNITFGVESDAFFGNRLLLKANVTSENNTTKTNKTEFQLELPVKYTVFVVVTSHEVSTKYLNFIASEKTSHIIKHQYEVNNLGQRSLPISVVFWVPIKLNQVAVWDNLQVTLSQNLSRTCNTTEKSPPLSDFMAELKRAPVVNCSIAVCQRIQCDISSFSIQEKVNITLQGKLSFDWYIKTSANYLQIVTTAEVLYDDSKFALLPGQETFLRAQIETKVEPNEVHNPVPLIVGSSVGGLVLLALITAGLYKVSPLPVCSPLSSLLLTQQLIIGFNSHQVTESQFLQL